A region of uncultured Acidilobus sp. JCHS DNA encodes the following proteins:
- a CDS encoding putative RNA-binding protein (consists of S1 domain and a Zn-ribbon domain), with amino-acid sequence MSSQERDRRVVPGDVIGYEEEYVEGQNVFLEEPAGLLRASTVGVLRLDDNLKVASVLPARTLRAPGKGSFVIGMVTQVRESLVFTELYGEVSLEPRPRWVKEFSGRLTGVITPEHISNSRIDDIYSFLRPGDIIVARVVSTISPYLLSLKLPQLGVLYAFCSRCGSPMTPEADGFRCPRCGNFEKRKVSSLAYSRDAIKIDVKRIGLIPT; translated from the coding sequence TTGAGCTCTCAGGAGCGCGATAGGAGGGTCGTGCCAGGCGACGTGATAGGGTATGAGGAGGAGTACGTCGAGGGTCAGAACGTGTTCCTTGAGGAGCCCGCTGGCCTCCTAAGGGCTTCAACTGTAGGCGTCCTCAGGCTTGACGATAACTTGAAGGTAGCGTCAGTCCTGCCAGCTAGGACCCTGAGGGCCCCAGGCAAGGGCTCGTTCGTCATTGGCATGGTGACGCAGGTCAGGGAGAGCTTGGTCTTCACGGAGCTCTATGGGGAAGTTTCGCTGGAGCCTCGCCCTAGGTGGGTCAAGGAGTTCTCAGGCAGGCTAACAGGCGTCATAACCCCTGAGCACATATCTAACTCCAGGATTGACGACATATATTCCTTCTTAAGGCCTGGCGACATAATAGTCGCCAGGGTCGTGAGCACTATCAGCCCTTACCTTCTCTCCCTGAAGTTGCCTCAGCTGGGCGTGCTCTACGCCTTCTGTTCCCGCTGCGGCTCACCGATGACGCCTGAGGCTGACGGCTTCAGGTGCCCACGCTGTGGAAACTTTGAGAAGAGGAAGGTCTCAAGCCTGGCTTACTCGCGGGACGCCATAAAGATAGACGTGAAGAGGATCGGGCTGATCCCGACCTAA
- a CDS encoding putative RNA methylase, which produces MSIGRLKVLLESAVPVIEAPSRDLEQYTTPAEIALAMTSFAREAGLLEGATVADLGAGTCRIALAALLLGASKAIAVDVDERLATPCLVASRYLGVEDRLSYVVSYISSEEGPLMPGTIDLVLTNPPFGVWRRGADAEFLAYAMRLRPRAVIAVVKSGNLEFHRRMAEREGFSLKLIGLFDFPIPASMPHHRSRIRRVRVDLIELSGAR; this is translated from the coding sequence GTGTCGATAGGCAGGCTTAAGGTGCTGCTGGAGAGCGCTGTGCCCGTAATTGAGGCCCCGAGCAGGGACCTGGAGCAGTACACCACCCCGGCCGAGATAGCCCTGGCCATGACGTCCTTTGCCAGGGAGGCAGGCCTCCTTGAGGGGGCCACGGTCGCTGACCTGGGCGCTGGCACCTGCAGGATAGCGCTGGCCGCCCTTCTTTTGGGCGCCTCCAAGGCGATAGCCGTTGACGTAGATGAGAGGTTAGCGACCCCCTGCCTTGTCGCCAGCAGGTACCTGGGCGTCGAGGACAGGCTGTCATATGTGGTTAGCTACATATCATCTGAGGAGGGCCCCCTGATGCCAGGAACCATTGACCTAGTTCTGACGAACCCGCCCTTTGGGGTGTGGAGGAGGGGGGCTGACGCCGAGTTCCTAGCGTACGCCATGAGGCTCAGGCCGAGGGCCGTGATAGCGGTAGTTAAGTCGGGCAACCTGGAGTTCCACAGGAGGATGGCCGAAAGGGAGGGCTTCTCCTTGAAGCTTATAGGCCTGTTCGACTTCCCTATACCTGCCTCTATGCCGCACCACAGGAGCAGGATAAGGAGGGTAAGGGTGGACTTAATTGAGCTCTCAGGAGCGCGATAG
- a CDS encoding DNA-directed RNA polymerase, subunit L — MAEGLSISKAGENVYVVTIEGEDHTIGNLLATTLMEVPGVRLAYYEVEHPLERRVKVYVHLDQGYDVKESLRQALVKIKELNEEFRRAFLEKAKEHGVEELE, encoded by the coding sequence TTGGCTGAGGGCCTGAGCATATCTAAGGCAGGGGAGAACGTCTACGTTGTCACGATAGAGGGCGAGGACCACACGATTGGAAACCTCCTGGCGACGACGCTGATGGAGGTTCCTGGCGTCAGGCTAGCCTACTATGAGGTTGAGCACCCACTTGAGAGGCGGGTCAAGGTCTACGTTCACCTGGACCAGGGCTACGACGTTAAGGAGTCCCTCAGGCAGGCCCTGGTCAAGATAAAGGAGCTGAACGAGGAGTTCAGGAGGGCCTTCCTGGAGAAGGCAAAGGAGCACGGCGTGGAGGAGCTTGAGTGA
- a CDS encoding Transcriptional regulator PadR-like family encodes MADEKEEEGKARKTKALTRLIKNITVRTLWIYVLAVLKDNPTYPYQVKKSIREKFSFNPPTVTLYTVMYRLEREGLIRKNEHGAYEVTGLGLEALKEAAQLLAEVSHKLTDMTSEGPR; translated from the coding sequence TTGGCAGACGAGAAGGAGGAAGAGGGGAAGGCAAGAAAGACCAAGGCCCTGACGAGGTTAATTAAGAACATTACTGTAAGGACCCTGTGGATATACGTGTTGGCCGTCCTGAAGGACAACCCCACGTACCCTTATCAGGTCAAGAAGAGCATAAGGGAGAAGTTCTCCTTCAACCCGCCCACGGTCACGCTCTACACAGTGATGTATAGGCTTGAGAGGGAGGGCCTCATAAGGAAGAACGAGCACGGGGCCTATGAGGTCACGGGGCTGGGGCTTGAGGCGCTTAAGGAGGCGGCTCAGCTGCTTGCAGAGGTGAGCCATAAGCTTACCGATATGACTTCTGAGGGGCCTCGTTGA
- a CDS encoding diphthamide biosynthesis protein 2-related domain, producing the protein MRGIECELMDYTFTFPPELKEARGPVVLQLPPGLKRAAAELVQCLRTYGVDPIVEVDPTYGSCDIHAPQLREALGSNVTIVHVGHTPYPPELARGASTEGVKVVYAEASFNIPPRSEVIRGAAGILLSRGLKRVSVLTTVQHAKFYEAVVRGLEEAGLSVIRAGKALPYLLEGQVLGCDYRVVPRLAEGYVMLGGGLFHAIGLYLATQRPVVQVDPYRQEARDMTREGERFLAMRLKKVSDAINARRWGVIMGLKTGQYRPWVLNALQASLRHHNREFILLASDVLNQQYLRDVDSEWFEAFVVTSCPRLPVDDLYEYEKPVLTPGEAFMALQGRLEPYMFPW; encoded by the coding sequence GTGAGAGGCATAGAGTGCGAGCTTATGGACTACACGTTCACATTCCCGCCCGAGCTTAAGGAAGCCAGGGGGCCAGTGGTCCTTCAGCTTCCGCCAGGCCTGAAAAGGGCCGCTGCCGAGCTTGTTCAGTGCCTCAGGACCTATGGAGTAGACCCCATAGTTGAGGTAGACCCAACCTACGGCTCCTGCGACATCCACGCGCCCCAGCTAAGGGAGGCGCTGGGCAGCAACGTGACTATAGTTCACGTGGGTCACACCCCGTACCCTCCTGAGCTGGCCAGGGGGGCTTCAACTGAGGGGGTCAAGGTAGTCTACGCCGAGGCATCATTTAACATACCGCCAAGGAGCGAGGTCATAAGGGGGGCGGCGGGGATCCTCCTCTCGAGGGGGCTTAAGAGGGTCTCGGTCCTGACCACAGTCCAGCACGCTAAGTTCTACGAAGCAGTCGTAAGGGGGCTTGAGGAGGCCGGCCTGAGCGTGATAAGGGCAGGCAAGGCGCTGCCCTACCTCCTTGAGGGCCAGGTCCTTGGCTGCGACTACAGGGTAGTTCCAAGGCTTGCCGAAGGCTACGTCATGTTGGGAGGGGGCCTCTTTCACGCCATAGGCCTATACCTGGCCACCCAGAGGCCCGTGGTGCAGGTGGACCCCTACAGGCAGGAGGCCAGGGACATGACCAGGGAGGGCGAGAGGTTCCTAGCTATGAGGCTGAAGAAGGTTTCTGACGCCATTAACGCCAGGAGATGGGGCGTCATAATGGGCCTGAAGACAGGCCAGTACAGGCCCTGGGTCCTCAACGCCTTACAGGCCTCCCTCAGGCATCACAATAGGGAGTTCATCTTGTTGGCGTCTGACGTGCTAAATCAGCAGTACCTGAGGGACGTTGATAGTGAGTGGTTCGAGGCGTTCGTGGTGACCAGCTGTCCAAGGCTGCCGGTGGATGACCTTTACGAATATGAGAAGCCCGTGCTGACCCCTGGAGAGGCCTTCATGGCCCTTCAGGGCCGCCTCGAGCCTTACATGTTTCCCTGGTAA